Part of the Aquimarina sp. MAR_2010_214 genome is shown below.
GATGCTTACCATTATTATTTACCACAATAACAGCTTTCCTTTTTTGAGAGGTTATTAGCAGCATATTTCTCACATCTTTATCTGCGTAAAATCCAGTTTCAGAGTTTTTTACAGGCTGAAATTCTCCTTTTGAGAGTCCTTTTAGATAAACACCTATACCTGCATCTGCACGAGTGGTTTCTACCTCTGTATGATAATTATTTCCTGCCATTAGTAAATCTTTAATATGATCCCCATCAAAATCTTCATAAAGAATACTATTAATCGGGGTCATTTGAGCTTCTACAGGAAATGGGGTGAATTCAAAACCAGCGTTATAATTTATAAAAACACCAGACCTAAATTCTGTAGCTTGATAATGAATAGCTGATTGAAAAGTTTCTCCTATTATTTCCTGAATATCACTATTGGCAAAATCGCTGTACGTTTTTATCCTTTCTTTTAAGTACGGTATTTGTTCTGCTGTACAATGCTTACCTCTCACAGGAACTTGCTTCGATTTATAATATTTGGCCAACATAATATCTTCTGTACCATTATTATCAAAATCATTTGTATATACGTGAAAGGGTTTTTCTTTTGATGCTTCATGTTTGAAGTTTAATCCTAAATTTCCAGCTATTATATCTTTGTCTCCATCCTTATCGATATCAACGATCAAAACTTTATTCCACCACCCCTTGGTTGACGATAAATCATTATACATTTCTTTTCTAGAAAGCCCTTTTTTATCATTAATAAAAACTTCAATACCCATCCATTCTCCGGTAACGATTAGATCCAAATCATTATCGTTATCTATATCATTCCATTCTGCACTAGTCACCATACCAATCTTTTTTAGATCTGGTGCCAAATCATCTGTTTTATCTATAAATTTTCCATTTTCATTAATTAACAAGTAACTTGTTGGTGCATATGGGTATTTTCCTGGGATTACACGACTTCCTATAAATAGGTCAACATCTCCATCTTGATCAAAATCTGAAGCTTTTACAATAGAACCAGCAGTATTAATAGGTGGTAATTTCAATTCTGATCGATTAAAATTATAATCTCCTTCATTGATATATAATCTGTCTTGTAATAGTGGTGAGTCTGGATCAAACTCGTAACTTCCGCTTACTACATATAAATCTTTATCTCCATCATTATCCGCATCAAAAAAACTAGCACTTACATCTTCATACAAACTATCTTTTATAAAATCCTGCACAGGTACATTTTTGAAATTCCCTTCTTGTGAAGCTATTAATAGTTGTGCAGTTTGGTTATGTGCTCCTCCTATAAAAAGATCTTCTAATCCGTCGTTATTAAGATCTGTTTTTGCTATTGCAGGTCCTGTTTGTGATAGTTTATGTGGTAATAATAATTGTTTATCAAAATCATTGAAAGAGATTTCAGTATGCTCGAAATCTACCATAGATTCTGTAAAAATTGTATTAGATTCTGTATTGGTACTTTGTCTTGCTGTTTTAACACTTTTGACGTAATCAATACTTAATGATTGGTTTGCTTTTATATTCGTAAGATGTTGCTTATTCCCATCAGACCAAATGATCTCAATTTTGGGAACTATATCATCTTTTCCTATCCCAAAATGCAATGTATTCGACATAGAAGAAAGATATCCTCTGGAGTTTATGAGTTGTCGAGTTAGTACTTTCCCATCATTCATATACATTTTTACGGTTGTTCCAACTCCGAATACATTTTTCTGTAATCCTTTAAAGGTGAATTGTAAAAAATTATTATCATTGATTCCTCTTGCATTATTTCTAAGTATCGTTGCATTTTCATCTAAATTATTAGTAACTATATCCAGATCGCCATCATTGTCTAAATCAACATACACCGCACCGTTTGAGAATGTCGGTTTTTCATCTGACCAGTCTTTAGTTATATTATCAAATTTTAGATTTCCTTTATTTTTAAATAAATAGTTAGTTAATTTTTGTTGGGGTAATTTTTGGGTGAATTCGTAAAAATCTTTTTCTTTTAGGGTATTTCTTTTTTTGTTGATGGTGTTATTAATTTCAATGTTCATATCACGATCAACAACATCTCTATAAATACCATTGGTGACATAAATATCGTTTAATCCATCCAAATCAAAGTCCGCAAAAAGCACAGACCAACTCCAGTCTGTTTGCGCAAGGCCAGACATCTGAGCAATCTCACTAAAAGTACCATTTCCATTATTTAGTTGCATTACATTATGCATGTACTGATAATGATAATCTTTTTTTACCATTTCATTAAATCGATCAATAGACATCATAGACATGGTTGTTTTGGATCGAACATGATCTTCTGGGCTCATATCTAAAACCATTAAATCATTAAATCCATCGTTATTAATATCTCCAATATCGCTTCCCATGCTATAATATGAGATGTGCTTAAAAAGTGTGTTCTTTTTGTCTGAGAAGGTTCCGTTTTTATTATTTATATAGGCGAAATCAGGTCCGATAAAATCATTAGACACATAAATATCTAGCCAACCGTCATTATTAAGATCTCCTACCTGTGCATTAAGCCCGAAGCCTAAATCTGGTAGAATTCCTGCTTGTTCTGAAACATCTGTAAAGTTTCCCTTTCCGTCATTATTATATAACTTATCACTACTTCTAAAAGATTGTGTTTCTTTACTATTCTGAATTTTATCTATATCTAGTATTTTACCTGATAAATCAAACTCGGCTGGAGCATTAGCTATATAAACATCCAGATCTCCATCTTTATCATAATCAAAGAATGTAGATGCGATCGATCGATTAGTATCTGCTAATCCATGTTGTTTTGCTTGTTCTGTAAAGGTGAGATCTCCATTGTTTACATATAGCATATTGGCAAGTTTCTGATCTCCTTCATACCAACCTGCTCTATTAATATAGATATCTAAAAAACCATCATTATTGATATCGACAACAGATACTGCGGTATCAAAACCAGCTCTTTTTTTTATTCCTGCTTTTATGGTAATATCTTCGAATTGAAAATTTCCTTTATTTAAAAAAAGTTTATTATGATAGATATTAGAGGTAAAGAAAAGATCTTCTAATCCATCATTATTGAAATCGGCTGCGGCTACCCCTCCACCGATATAGATGTATAAATATTTATAATAATGTAGTTGTTCTGATTCTAATATTTTGTTCTCGAAAGTTACTCCTGTAATCTCTGTTGGTATTTTTGTAAATAATTTCTCTGATGATAATTTATCTATCGGATTCTTACAAGAATACAAAAAGGTAAACATCAAAAATACAATCCAAATTTTATATATATAAATCCGCATGTTTATGATATAAGGATACTTTATTAAATAGTAAAATAGCATAGACTTCAAAAGAAGTCTATGCTACTATATATTAATCATTTTGAATTAATGATGGCTGTAAAATGATCTGTTGTTCTGGGATGAATTCTACAACTCTTGGATGTGTAGATGGTATTTCAAGAAAAGCATTTGTTCCATTTAAATGCGTACCTGGGTATTTTCTATTCATTGTACGACCATTTCTATATACATCATATCTTCTATGCCCTTCATATGCCAATTCTAATCTACGCTCTTCTAAAACAACATCTAATATGGTTTTTCCTATTGGAACATTAGCTAATGTATATGTAGGAATACCAGCTCTTTCTCTAATGATGTTTATATTATCCAAGGCTAACTGATCCGCACCTCTTTTTGCTAAGGATTCAGCTTTGTTTAAATACATTTCTGCTAGACGGGATACCATTGGAGACCAAAGATGTATATCATTCTCTTGCAATGATGCTTTCAGAATATAGAATTTTGGGTGTCCATTACGTTTTTTAAGATCAACACCTTTAATAACATCCTGTCTACCACCAGTACCATTAAAATAATATACGGTTTTGCCATCTACAATTTCAGATTCTACGGTATATGTATTTCCATTATCTTCAAACGTAGTTATTCCTCCGCTTTCAGTTGTTCTTCTAAATTCATATGCATATGCATCATTTACCCAATACACAGCAGGGAATTCATTTTGATCACTATCTTTTTCAGGCTGTGGCTCTATAAATGATTTTCTTGCATCGTCAGGGTTTTTTTCTATTAAATCCAAATATGTTCTCGAAGCATACATCTCACCCCAACCTTTACCTTCGACATTGGCATAAAAAGATCCTATGGTATACCAGTCATCTGAGCCTCCTAAAAGATCTGTAGCAGAGCTTAATGTTACTGCAAAAATAGCTTCTTTATTTTGATCAGGTATTAATGTATTCATTTTAGAAAATTGATCTGTTGAGAGTAAAGCATAATTCCCAGATGCAATAACCTTATCGGCATATTCTTCTGCTCTTATATTATCTTCCTTATATAAATATACTCTGGATAATAATGCTTGTGCAGCTTCTTTTGAAGCAAAAGATGCTCCTTTGTTTACTGTCATCAAAGCTTCTGCTTTTTCTAAATCATTAATGACTTGAGCATACACTTGCTCTATGGTCTGTCTGTCTGGTCTATCTGTAATATCTGATGTTAACTTAAGTGGTATAGATAGGTTAGAGGCTCCTTGATTATAAGGTCTTCCAAATACGTTACCCATTTGAAAATATGTAAGCGCTCTTAGATAGTAATTTTCTCCTAATAATTGATCAGTTTCGACCGATTCTCCTTCTACAATTTTTTCAATAATTACATTACATCCCACCGCAATTTTATAAGAATTACGCCAAAATCTTTCTACTCTAGAATTGGTTTTTATGGATTGATAGTTATATAAAAAGAATAAATGATCGGTTGTACCTCCACTAAGGCTTACATTATCTCCGGCATACTCTGATATTCTGTGTAGATCATCTACCCAACCGTCAAAACCTTTATCACCTTTTAACAAAGCGTAATTACCAATTGTAGCTGTTTCAATTGATTCTGGATCAGAAAACAATTCATCTACCGAAATCTGCTCATAAGGATTCTTTTCTAACTCGCAGGAATGTAGTATAAATGCGATAGCAGGTAGTAGTATTATTAATTTTTTCATACTATTTATTTTTAAATGTTTTTTTAAAATGATACGTTAACACCTAATGCATAGCGTTTTGGTATTGGATACGTTAACCCGGGACTTCCTGATAAACCAATATTATTAGGATCATCATTATCTGGATTACCTGTAACTGCTGGGTCAACACCGCTATACTTTGTAAATGTTAATAAATTATCTCCAGATACATATACACTGAAGTTGCTTATCCCTACTTTACTTAGCACATTCTGCGGTAAATTATAAGATAATGTAACATTTGTCATTCTTAAATAACTAGCATCTTCTAAATAACGAGACGAACGCTTATTAGAATTGTTATTACCGCCTTCAACAGCTAAAGGGTGTGTTGCTATATCTCCCGGCTTTTCCCACCTGTTCCAATCATCTGCTAATACTTGCTGATTAAAGGTAGTGTAGACTCCGTCTGAGTCAAACAATTCTCTAGCACCATTGTATAGTTTACCTCCTTTAGAGAAATTAAAATTGGTAGAAAGTGATACATTTTTATAGCTTAGTCTAGAATCAAATCCTCCTATAAAATCTGGTGAGGATGCATCAACAACTTGTAGAGTAGCATCATTCCAATTACTAGTTTCAGTTCGTTCTCCAGTATCAGGATCAACAACTTCCCATAGTGGATTTCCATTGTCGGGATCAACACCTAACCATTTTCTTATATACCATGAACTAGAGTCTTCTCCGATTTTAAATATTTTGGATCCTCTAGGGATTTCTGTTTGTCCATCGAACAACTCTGTAATTTCATTTTTGTTAAACCCAATGTTAAATCCTAGATTCCATTCAAAATTTTTATTTTGTATAACATCGACCGAAATCGCAGCTTCATATCCAGTATTGGTAAGCCCTCCTACATTCTCCCAAAATCCGCTATATCCAGTAACATCAGGCAAATTCACGAAGTACAACAGATCAGACGTGTCTTTGTTATAATATTCAAACGTTGCGCTTACCTTATCAAACAATCTAGTGTCGATCGCAATATTTGCTTCATACGATTTTTCCCAACTTAAATCTGGATTTCCTAATTGATCTAATACTGCTCCCGGAGTACCAATATATTGTGTATTTAACCTATATGTTCCTTGGTATGGGTATAAAGATGATGGTCTGTTTCCTACAGATCCATAACTCGCGCGTAATTTAAGTTCATTAATAACATTTCTATTAAAAAAAGCTTCATTATGTATGTTCCATCCTGCTCCTATTGAAAAGAAATTACCGTATTGGTCATCTAATCCAAAATTTGAAGCTCCATCTCTACGTATAGAAGCTTTTAGATAATATCGATTGCTAAACCCATAATTAGCAGATAGAAAAAATGATTGTAAAGCATAATCGTTCTTGAATCCACTTATCTCTCCAGTTTCACTTGCTACATTTAAAACTTCTGTTCCTGCAACAATACCATTACCCGTTACATCTACATTTTCATATTTATAATCATTATACTCATATCCTCCTAAAGCAGTTATAGAATGCTCTTCGAACACATTTGAATATTGTAATGTCTGGGTTGTTAATTTGGTAAATCGCTCGTCTATCCTATCACTTATGCTACCACCAGTGGCTAATCCAGAAATTGATCTGGGATCTGTGTATGCTTTTGATTTATAGCGATAATATGTAAAATTATTTACTGATTTAAAAACCAGGTTGGGAACAACTTGATACTCAAAATCAAAATTAGAACTTAGGTTAAATGTATTATTAGAGAAGTAGTTCCATTGCTGATCATGTAAATAATTTCTTTGGTCTCTACCTAACCAATCAGAAGCTTCTTGTGCATTAATTGGTTTACCTTCTGCATCATAAGGATTATCCCAAGGTAGGTTTAGATACAATTCGTATAAGGGAGCCTCTGCAATTTTGTCTCTGTTATCAAAGCTAAATGACAGTTTAGGGCTTATTTTTAAACGTTTCGTAATATCATAATCTAAATTCATTCGATATGTATACCTATCCAATTCATTCCCTCGCAAGGTTCCTGTTTCATTGTAATATCCTCCATTGATAAATAGTTTCAGTTTTTCGGTTCCCGAAGTAAATGATACATTTACATCCTTAACAAAACCATCTTGAGTTCCGTTTTCGATCCAATCATAATTTCGATCTAATAATTCTGGAGCAAACCAAGGTTGAGAATTTGAGAATTGTGTATGATACTCATATAATTGTCGCGAGTCCATAACTTCAAATTTCCCAGTATTAAATGTGTTTATAGCTACTCTTGAACTTACACTAATTTCTGACTTACCTGAAGTTCCTCGTTTTGTAGTAACGATAACTACACCATTTGCACCACGAGATCCATAAAGTGATGTCGCAGAAGCATCTTTAAGTACGGATATAGATTGAACATCATTTGGGTTAATTATAGGTATACTATGTTGTATTACACCATCAACCACCCACAATGGAGTTACTCTACCTCCTAGAGACGAAGAGCCTCGTATTAATATATTTGGCACAGATCCCGGGCTACCACTAGAAGCTCCTAAACGTACTCCCGCAACTTTTCCTTGTAACATCGTAGTCACATCGGGAGTTGTAACATCTTTTAGTTCTTCTGATTTGATACTCACTATCGATGAGGTGATTGTTTCTTTCTTTTGTGTACCATAGGCTACAACAATGATTTCTTCTAATTGGCTAACATCTTCTTGTAGGGAAACATCTATTTTTGTTTGATCATTTACCACTATTTCTTGTGTAATAAATCCTACATAAGATATTTCAAGAACATCTTTTTCTTTCGTGTTTATGGTATAATTTCCATCAAAATCTGACGTAGTTCCTTTTGTAGTGTTTTTAATTATAACAGAAGCTCCTACAACAGGTCTGCCTGATGTGTCATAAACTGTTCCCGTTATCGTTTTTTCTTGAGCTAATATGTTACTTGTAAGAGTACATATAAGGATCAATAGGGTAATCTTTAATTTTTCCATATATTATGATTTAGTGATTTAATATTTACTTTTTATCCAATTATAAGGTTTACGTTTTACCCACATACCTCTTGTGAAATCGGGAAAATCTTGTGGTTCTCCATTATTTTCTATAGATAATTCTGATAGCGGTGTAATTGAGCTCCAAGCTGCTGCATCATAAACATCAAGAGGTGGTGCAATATTTTCTTTTGCCGATTCTACAAACGCGTTTAGAACAAAGAAATCCATTCCTCCATGCCCTGCTCCTGTAGCTAATTCGCCATATTTTTGCCATAAGGGATGATCATATTTTTTGAGCCATTGATCTGCATCATCCCATTGATGTGGTTTTGATTGTCCTTCGATATACATTCGACTACCATCAACTTCCCATAATCCATTAGCTCCTTGTACTCTAAACCCTAATGAATAAGGTCTTGGCAAATTACAATCATGTGTTACAATGATCGTTTCTCCTTTAGCGGTTTCGATTGTTGTTGTAATAACATCTCCTTGCTTAAATTTCACTTTTGCATTTGGATGCTCTTTCCCACCATGTTTTACGATATAGTTATGTAATCCAATAGCTTTTGTTGCATTAGAGCTTAATGAAGTAAAACGATTACCTCTATTAATATCACACATTGTAGCAATCGGTCCTACACCATGAGTAGGATACACATCTCCATTTCTTAGCACAGAATGCTGAGTTCTCCATTTGGATTCTGATATTCCTTTCTCTCCAAACTCAACGCCTTTACCATAGGCAGATTTTCCATCATTTAATTTTACAAAGCGTAAGTCATGCTGATAACCACATCTAAAATGGAGCAATTCTCCAAAAACATTTTGCTTCACCATATTTAGAACAGCAAGGACGTCTCTACGATAGTTTACATTTTCTAAGATCATTAAATGTGACCCAGTTGCTTCATGTGTATTCACCAAATCCCAACATTCTTCAATAGTATTAGCCGCAGAAACTTCTAAACCAGTATATTTCCCTGCTTTCATAGCATCTACAGCCATTTTAGTGTGCCATAACCATGGTGTAGATATTATCACTGCATCTACATCCTCTAATTCTAGTAAATTTCTGTAGTCGTGATCACTGTTTCCAAAAACTTTTGGTTTTGAAAAATTAGCTTCATCAATTTTCTTTAAAGCTATTTTTATTCGTTCAGGATCTATATCACAGATAGCAGTTATATCTATATCTTTTCTATTAAGAGCATTGTTAAAATGATTCATCCCTCTTAATCCAACTCCAATAAAAGCTAACCTAAGCTTCTTATCAGTTAAGTTAGTCATCGCTCCAAAAGACAAGTTGGGTAGTAGTGATACACCTGCACTGGCAAGTGCTGTTTTTTTAACAAAATTTCGTCTAGAATTCATTTAAGTTATTTTATTGTTAAACTATTAGAATTCAAATATGACGGATACATTCCTTATTCAAGATGATATTTTAAGCATTTAGGAGTATTATTTAAGATCTAATGATGACAATGCATATTTTATCCTCCTTTTTGACGAATTAGACTACTTTAGAGGGTGCTCTTCGAGTCTTCAAAAATCATTTTTAGTGATTTTTATTAATACCTTTAACATTACTTTAAAAGATAGTTGATTATAATTGTTAAAAAATTATAATTAAAATACAAACCATAATTATTTAGGAGGCACCTCATATATGTAGTTTTCATATTAATACAATTTATGAGGTATTGTATTATCAAATAATTAAAGTACGGCACTAAAAAGTATGTTATTAAAAAGGTATGTTATGTTTGGATTAAGAGGCTATTCTTTGTTAGGTATTTTTATATGGTGTGTCTCTTTCTTACACGGTCAAAATCATACAAGTTTTAGACATCTCTCACCTATAAACGATAACAAATTTGTTATCCCCACTAAAACGGCACAGGGTTCATTTGATAATATTTGGATGTTATGTGCCGATGGAATATTGGTCTATAATGGTTATGATTATAAACTCATTAAAAACAAGATGATTTTTCCGAATATTGATCATAATGATTTTATAAAGAATATGCTTGTTGATCACAACAAAAATATATGGGTAACCTCTCAATTTGGATTGATATCAAGATATGTAGCTATAACTAATCAATTTGAAGATATAACTCCTTTGTTACCTAAAAATGATGGCATAAGTTCAATTGTTACAAAAAAGGAAAGTATCTGGTTGGCTTCTAAACTTGGTAATATTTACCAATATATTGATTCTAAAATGAACTTTATCGCTACAATTTCCCATAAGGGTTCTGAAGTCAAGAACATTATAGACATTGATGTATTAAATTCTTCAGAAGTATATGTCGGTACTAACAGTGGTACAATTTATAGTTATTCTCTAAAAACAGAACAGGTAACTGAATTAATTGGGCCATTTACTAACTATCCCGGAAATATTATCCTTGCCGCAGATCTTAATAATAAACTTTGGGTAGGAACCGAAACTTATGGATTATTTGTCTATGACCCTATTAGTAAACAGTTTATAGAAGATTCTTTTTTTGAGCAAGAGAAGTTTAATATCAATAAAGAGATGTTCTTGTCATTGTTTTGCAGTAAAGATGGATATATGTGGGGAGGAACAGATGGAGGTGGATTATACAAAGTAAATATAAACAGCGGAGAGGTTGATTTGTTTACACGGCAATATTCCAATGAATTTTCTTTAAGTAGTAATACCATTTTGGACATCAATGAAGATAACCACAGAAATATGTGGATTACTACAAACTATGGTAAACTTAATATTCTTCCTAACAGAAATAATAATATTAGATACCACGAAGGCTCTGTT
Proteins encoded:
- a CDS encoding VCBS repeat-containing protein, coding for MRIYIYKIWIVFLMFTFLYSCKNPIDKLSSEKLFTKIPTEITGVTFENKILESEQLHYYKYLYIYIGGGVAAADFNNDGLEDLFFTSNIYHNKLFLNKGNFQFEDITIKAGIKKRAGFDTAVSVVDINNDGFLDIYINRAGWYEGDQKLANMLYVNNGDLTFTEQAKQHGLADTNRSIASTFFDYDKDGDLDVYIANAPAEFDLSGKILDIDKIQNSKETQSFRSSDKLYNNDGKGNFTDVSEQAGILPDLGFGLNAQVGDLNNDGWLDIYVSNDFIGPDFAYINNKNGTFSDKKNTLFKHISYYSMGSDIGDINNDGFNDLMVLDMSPEDHVRSKTTMSMMSIDRFNEMVKKDYHYQYMHNVMQLNNGNGTFSEIAQMSGLAQTDWSWSVLFADFDLDGLNDIYVTNGIYRDVVDRDMNIEINNTINKKRNTLKEKDFYEFTQKLPQQKLTNYLFKNKGNLKFDNITKDWSDEKPTFSNGAVYVDLDNDGDLDIVTNNLDENATILRNNARGINDNNFLQFTFKGLQKNVFGVGTTVKMYMNDGKVLTRQLINSRGYLSSMSNTLHFGIGKDDIVPKIEIIWSDGNKQHLTNIKANQSLSIDYVKSVKTARQSTNTESNTIFTESMVDFEHTEISFNDFDKQLLLPHKLSQTGPAIAKTDLNNDGLEDLFIGGAHNQTAQLLIASQEGNFKNVPVQDFIKDSLYEDVSASFFDADNDGDKDLYVVSGSYEFDPDSPLLQDRLYINEGDYNFNRSELKLPPINTAGSIVKASDFDQDGDVDLFIGSRVIPGKYPYAPTSYLLINENGKFIDKTDDLAPDLKKIGMVTSAEWNDIDNDNDLDLIVTGEWMGIEVFINDKKGLSRKEMYNDLSSTKGWWNKVLIVDIDKDGDKDIIAGNLGLNFKHEASKEKPFHVYTNDFDNNGTEDIMLAKYYKSKQVPVRGKHCTAEQIPYLKERIKTYSDFANSDIQEIIGETFQSAIHYQATEFRSGVFINYNAGFEFTPFPVEAQMTPINSILYEDFDGDHIKDLLMAGNNYHTEVETTRADAGIGVYLKGLSKGEFQPVKNSETGFYADKDVRNMLLITSQKRKAVIVVNNNGKHQRYEVN
- a CDS encoding RagB/SusD family nutrient uptake outer membrane protein; the encoded protein is MKKLIILLPAIAFILHSCELEKNPYEQISVDELFSDPESIETATIGNYALLKGDKGFDGWVDDLHRISEYAGDNVSLSGGTTDHLFFLYNYQSIKTNSRVERFWRNSYKIAVGCNVIIEKIVEGESVETDQLLGENYYLRALTYFQMGNVFGRPYNQGASNLSIPLKLTSDITDRPDRQTIEQVYAQVINDLEKAEALMTVNKGASFASKEAAQALLSRVYLYKEDNIRAEEYADKVIASGNYALLSTDQFSKMNTLIPDQNKEAIFAVTLSSATDLLGGSDDWYTIGSFYANVEGKGWGEMYASRTYLDLIEKNPDDARKSFIEPQPEKDSDQNEFPAVYWVNDAYAYEFRRTTESGGITTFEDNGNTYTVESEIVDGKTVYYFNGTGGRQDVIKGVDLKKRNGHPKFYILKASLQENDIHLWSPMVSRLAEMYLNKAESLAKRGADQLALDNINIIRERAGIPTYTLANVPIGKTILDVVLEERRLELAYEGHRRYDVYRNGRTMNRKYPGTHLNGTNAFLEIPSTHPRVVEFIPEQQIILQPSLIQND
- a CDS encoding TonB-dependent receptor, producing MEKLKITLLILICTLTSNILAQEKTITGTVYDTSGRPVVGASVIIKNTTKGTTSDFDGNYTINTKEKDVLEISYVGFITQEIVVNDQTKIDVSLQEDVSQLEEIIVVAYGTQKKETITSSIVSIKSEELKDVTTPDVTTMLQGKVAGVRLGASSGSPGSVPNILIRGSSSLGGRVTPLWVVDGVIQHSIPIINPNDVQSISVLKDASATSLYGSRGANGVVIVTTKRGTSGKSEISVSSRVAINTFNTGKFEVMDSRQLYEYHTQFSNSQPWFAPELLDRNYDWIENGTQDGFVKDVNVSFTSGTEKLKLFINGGYYNETGTLRGNELDRYTYRMNLDYDITKRLKISPKLSFSFDNRDKIAEAPLYELYLNLPWDNPYDAEGKPINAQEASDWLGRDQRNYLHDQQWNYFSNNTFNLSSNFDFEYQVVPNLVFKSVNNFTYYRYKSKAYTDPRSISGLATGGSISDRIDERFTKLTTQTLQYSNVFEEHSITALGGYEYNDYKYENVDVTGNGIVAGTEVLNVASETGEISGFKNDYALQSFFLSANYGFSNRYYLKASIRRDGASNFGLDDQYGNFFSIGAGWNIHNEAFFNRNVINELKLRASYGSVGNRPSSLYPYQGTYRLNTQYIGTPGAVLDQLGNPDLSWEKSYEANIAIDTRLFDKVSATFEYYNKDTSDLLYFVNLPDVTGYSGFWENVGGLTNTGYEAAISVDVIQNKNFEWNLGFNIGFNKNEITELFDGQTEIPRGSKIFKIGEDSSSWYIRKWLGVDPDNGNPLWEVVDPDTGERTETSNWNDATLQVVDASSPDFIGGFDSRLSYKNVSLSTNFNFSKGGKLYNGARELFDSDGVYTTFNQQVLADDWNRWEKPGDIATHPLAVEGGNNNSNKRSSRYLEDASYLRMTNVTLSYNLPQNVLSKVGISNFSVYVSGDNLLTFTKYSGVDPAVTGNPDNDDPNNIGLSGSPGLTYPIPKRYALGVNVSF
- a CDS encoding Gfo/Idh/MocA family protein; translated protein: MNSRRNFVKKTALASAGVSLLPNLSFGAMTNLTDKKLRLAFIGVGLRGMNHFNNALNRKDIDITAICDIDPERIKIALKKIDEANFSKPKVFGNSDHDYRNLLELEDVDAVIISTPWLWHTKMAVDAMKAGKYTGLEVSAANTIEECWDLVNTHEATGSHLMILENVNYRRDVLAVLNMVKQNVFGELLHFRCGYQHDLRFVKLNDGKSAYGKGVEFGEKGISESKWRTQHSVLRNGDVYPTHGVGPIATMCDINRGNRFTSLSSNATKAIGLHNYIVKHGGKEHPNAKVKFKQGDVITTTIETAKGETIIVTHDCNLPRPYSLGFRVQGANGLWEVDGSRMYIEGQSKPHQWDDADQWLKKYDHPLWQKYGELATGAGHGGMDFFVLNAFVESAKENIAPPLDVYDAAAWSSITPLSELSIENNGEPQDFPDFTRGMWVKRKPYNWIKSKY